One Oncorhynchus mykiss isolate Arlee chromosome 25, USDA_OmykA_1.1, whole genome shotgun sequence genomic window, AGTGAGATGGGGCCTTTTATGGCCCTGCCTCTGGGAGCCTGTCTGCTTGTGacatgatgagagagtgagagggcctTCCTGTAAGATATTTTGTGCTACAAACATACTTCTATTTGAAGAGGTTTTTGACCATTCAGGGACCTACTATCAAACAGTCATGAAATCATAAAAAATGATTGTCTACACAAAAGAATGTGAATTTGGTCCCCCCAAATTTTTTTGCCACGTTATATGCATGAAAATAAAGATGCTTTAAAATATGTGACATTTTGGAGAGATTTTTGGACAGTATAGGGGCCTCCTAGGCCTTGTTATGGATACATGTCTATTTAGATAGGTTGGtataagatacagtgccttgcgaaagtattcggcccccttgaactttgcgaccttttgccacatttcaggcttcaaacataaagatataaaactgtatttttttgtgaagaatcaacaacaagtgggacacaatcatgaggtggaacgacatttattggatatttcaaacttttttaacaaatcaaaaactgaaaaattgggcgtgcaatattattcagcccctttactttcagtgcagcaaactctctccagaagttcagtgaggatctctgaatgatccaatgttgacctaaatgactaatgatgataaatacaatccacctgtgtgtaatcaagtctccgtataaatgcacctgcattgtgatagtctcagaggtccgttaaaagagaagagagcatcatgaagaacaaagaacacaccaggcaggtccgagatactgttgtgaagaagtttaaagccggatttggatacaaaaagatttcccaagctttaaacatcccaaggagcactgtgcaagcgataatattgaaatggaaggagtatcagaccactgcaaatctaccaagacctggccgtccctctaaactttcagctcatacaaggagaagactgatcagagatgcagccaagaggcccatgatcactctggatgaactgcagagatctacagctgaggtgggagactctttccataggacaacaatcagtcgtatattgcacaaatttggcctttatggaagagtggcaagaagaaagccatttcttaaagatatccataaaaagtgttgtttaaagtttgccataagccacctgggagacacaccaaacatgtggaagaaggtgctctggtcagatgaaaccaaaattgaactttttggcaacaatgcaaaacgttatgtttggcgtaaaagcaacacagctgaacacaccatccccactgtcaaacatggtggtggaagcatcatggtttgggcctgcttttcttcagcagggacagggaagatggttaaaattgatgggaagatggatggagccaaatacaggaccattctggaagaaaacctgatggagtctgcaaaagacctgagactgggacggagatttgtcttccaacaagacaatgatccaaaacataaagcaaaatctacaatggaatggttcaaaaataaacatatccaggtgttagaatggccaagtcaaagtccagacctgaatccaatcgagaatctgtggaaagaactgaaaactgctgttcacaaatgctctccatccaacctcactgagctcaagctgttttgcaaggaggaatgggaaaaaatgtcagtctctcgatgtgcaaaactgatagagacataccccaagcgacttacagctgtaatcgcagcaaaaggtggctctacaaagtattaacttaagggggctgaataattttgcacgcccaatttttcagtttttgatttgttaaaaaggtttgaaatatccaataaatgtcgttccacttcatgattgtgtcccacttgttgttgattcttcacaaaaaaatacagttttatatctttatgtttgaagcctgaaatgtggcaaaaggtcgcaaagttcaagggggccgaatactttcgcaaggcactgtatctgctcCATTTTTGGGTCCCATGTTGACAAGATGTTGGGGAATCACTGGAGGGAAATATTGACCAACTGAGCATCTCAGTGTACATCTCAATAAACACAATAGgtgttttgttacatttcagtaTTCTGTGAAATatttaaagtgtcatattgggatgcaaactcaaaaatgtaaactctgttactgttttcttattttttaagcccctgaccatgtgtgtgaggtgtatacagGATGTACATAAATGGGCATAAACACGTGGCACAGAAAATGAAAATATTGACATTTAGGAATTGAAAATGCATCTGTTACTGTTATATTTCGTGGTGTCTttttttaacaaggcaagtcagttaattaagaacaaattcttattttcaatgatggcctaggaacagtgcagAACTgagagcagaatgacagatttgtaccttgtcaactcgggggtttgaacttgcaaccttcaggttactagtccaacgctctaaccactaggctaccctgccgccgtctatggaatacataaataaaatgtttttgttttgtttaaatatGTGTATAAAATATACTTTCCTGTACAGTAAGTAAATGTAAGAAATCCAGAAAGCatgaaaaaatgtttttgtaatgtctaaaataaaatataataatataatattgtcTGTACAGTAAGTAACGTAAATGCAGAAGCAATAAGAATTGTAAATGATGATAGAACACATCAAATTCATGTGAACATGAGGACACAAAGGAGATATTTAATTAATAGAtcatattttaatacatttttaatgctGAAAAAATCTATGTATGGCAAATCCAACTTGGGAAAATGGCCTGTTGGACAAAAATGAAAAATAGTTAACATCCTTGCTACTTCAGCCATTTGCTATGTTAAAGTCAAATCACAGTTAATGATGAATGGATACAATTTGGAAAGATTTTCCAGAGTCATACCTCAGTAGTGTAGAGTGTCAGGTGGCACAACCATTGGTGCCATGAGGTCAAAGTGTGAAGGAGGGAGCAAGCCAGAGAGCTGTCTAGGAAGCAGTCCAGGCCCATGGCTTGGAGGCTTTGAGTTGGTCCCATCATTGTAATGCATTGTGGGGTATCTGCTGCCCCATAGACCTGCTGGCAGTGGGAAAGGTGTTAGCGAGGAGACCACCAGGGACATCTATGATTCGCTGACACATTCTTGGTTAGACCACATGTATTCTAAATCAATATTCACCTGCTTTCATAGAGTAGGGATTCACTCCTTTGGGGACACTGCCAGTGTTCCCCTGATATCCATGTGTCCCCATcggtggaggtggtggtacaCACTTGTTCTGTaaaacacatcaacacattttcCAAATTGTTGGTAATATTAGCACAGTTGAAATACAATGGTTGTTCACTGTTTttaattgaatttaatttaaGTGTGTACTTCAGCCTTGGGCTCAGTTTTGTTAACCCATCTGTGCAGAGTTGGATCCCAGACAATCTGAGGAAGAAGAGATTAGCAATGTGAAGCAAGCCACAATTTATTTCTATTTTTTAAATCCACTCAATTGTCTCTACATAGAATATAGTGTTAATAACCAGTTCCTTACAGATCTGTCTTTGTCCTCAGGTAGATGAACCTCCTTCTTATTAGCTCTTCCACTCCCAAAGACCCAGCTGAGCCAGCCTCCACTGTTATTGTGAACAGCAGGGGTCTCGGGCTCAGCCACCGGCCGGGTGCCAGTCTGGAACTGAGGGTTGGCATCGGAGTGTTCCGGCTTGGTGATGGACATCATAGCAGGATGCTCCACATATCTAAGTCGGACATCTGTAATAAGTGGGAGAAGTCAGGCCACTCTGCTCATGTCACCATACAGAACAATTACTGGCTGACAGATAGGAACGTCTCGCTCTGATACTCTGTTTACAACCCAATCTTAAACTACACGCAGTCACAGGGATTACTGGGAGGTTACTCCAGGACTCTGCGATCGCATTGTTTTGGTTGCAAAATGAACAATTCCCTGCATATTATGTGAGGGCTTACAAATGTGACCAATCACCAAACTATTTCTGCATAAAATAGTCACATCACAATATTATCGCATAGAACTGACCCATTACCACAGTACAAAAAGAGGGCTCGCAATTTCAACCAATCACCGCACATTTACTGCATAATATGGTTCAATCAAGCGACACGTCAACACAGTTTTTTCCCTTGTCAGCGCATTTTTGCAACAAAttggataacagtgtctgctaaatgactcaaatgtaaaagtaCAATGGAGCTAAACATTTTTATGTAGAAAATGCATGAAAGTATTACAGCTATACACTCACATGAGCCATACATTTGATCTATCACAACTTATTCTCACAATAGTAATTTCTTTACTAATTAGGTAAGGTTAAGTGACCTCTTCTCTTGGAATAGAAATCCACAGGTGGAGTACACGCTCCACCATCCCATTTCCACAGTGGTGCCAACATGGGGATGATGGAAGGTGGTTGTGGATGAATGTTTTCATTCTTCACAGGGACACTGGCTGTGAGgaggatctcctccctctcttcagggatgaggcctgatgctcggaagatcccctccctctgtgcagggacactggctgtttgGAGGATACCCTCCCTCTGTGatgggatgaggcctgatgctcggaggatctcctccctctgtgcagggacactggctgtttgGAGAATACCCTCCCTCTGTGatgggatgaggcctgatgctcggaggatctcctccctctgtgcagggacactggctgtttggaggatctcctccctcagtggcgggatgaggcctgatgctcggaagatcccctccctctgtgcagggacactggctgtttgGAGAATACCTTTCCTCTGTGatgggatgaggcctgatgctcggaggatctcctccctctgtgcagggacactggctgtttgGAGGATACCCTCCCTCTGTGgcgggatgaggcctgatgctcggaggatctcctccctctgtgcagggacactggctgtttgGAGGATACCCTCCCT contains:
- the LOC118936486 gene encoding protein transport protein Sec16A-like; protein product: MLAPLWKWDGGACTPPVDFYSKRRDVRLRYVEHPAMMSITKPEHSDANPQFQTGTRPVAEPETPAVHNNSGGWLSWVFGSGRANKKEVHLPEDKDRSIVWDPTLHRWVNKTEPKAENKCVPPPPPMGTHGYQGNTGSVPKGVNPYSMKAAGLWGSRYPTMHYNDGTNSKPPSHGPGLLPRQLSGLLPPSHFDLMAPMVVPPDTLHY